One stretch of Lysobacter sp. KIS68-7 DNA includes these proteins:
- a CDS encoding phospholipase D-like domain-containing protein, which produces MWTVVIVTVVVTGLLVVIGLNFATPEKKLERKVEHHFAVSDPQFRREMGVLLGPAILPGNTVQDLQNGDEIFPAMLSAIASAKKTISFETYIYWNGDVGKRFADALSERARHGVKVHVTIDWAGSYSMDEAQLKQMESAGVEVQRYRPLHWYNLGRMNNRTHRKLLIVDGRVAFTGGVGIGDPWQGNAQDKDHWRDVHFRVEGPVVAQFQAAFNDNWIKTTGRVLNGPDNFPPLEPKGEVAAHMFVSSPAGGSESMHLMYLMAIAAAEHSIDLEAAYFIPDPLVVAALRDARKRNVRIRVLVPGKNTDSDAARLASKSGWGPLLKAGIEISEYEPTMFHNKMLIVDRQVVSVGSTNFDLRSFRLNDEASLNVYDAAFAERMTQVFEQDLAKGKPYTYETWEQRPLKEKFMETFVLPIKSQL; this is translated from the coding sequence ATGTGGACCGTCGTTATCGTCACGGTGGTGGTGACCGGCCTGCTCGTCGTCATCGGCCTCAACTTCGCCACGCCCGAGAAAAAGCTCGAGCGGAAAGTCGAACACCACTTCGCGGTCTCCGATCCGCAGTTCCGCCGCGAGATGGGCGTGCTGCTCGGCCCCGCGATCCTCCCGGGCAACACGGTGCAGGACCTGCAGAACGGCGACGAGATCTTCCCCGCGATGCTGTCGGCGATCGCCTCGGCGAAGAAGACGATCAGCTTCGAAACCTACATCTACTGGAACGGCGACGTCGGCAAGCGCTTCGCCGATGCGCTGTCGGAACGCGCGCGCCATGGCGTCAAGGTCCACGTCACCATCGACTGGGCCGGCAGCTACAGCATGGACGAAGCGCAGCTGAAGCAGATGGAAAGCGCGGGCGTGGAAGTCCAGCGTTACCGCCCGTTGCATTGGTACAACCTGGGGCGCATGAACAACCGCACGCATCGCAAACTGCTGATCGTCGACGGGCGCGTGGCGTTCACCGGCGGCGTGGGCATCGGCGATCCGTGGCAAGGCAACGCGCAGGACAAGGACCATTGGCGCGACGTGCATTTCCGCGTGGAAGGCCCGGTCGTGGCGCAGTTCCAGGCCGCCTTCAACGACAACTGGATCAAGACCACGGGGCGCGTCCTCAACGGCCCCGACAACTTCCCGCCGCTGGAACCGAAGGGCGAGGTGGCGGCGCACATGTTCGTCAGCTCGCCCGCCGGCGGCAGCGAGAGCATGCACCTGATGTACCTGATGGCCATCGCCGCGGCCGAACACAGCATCGACCTGGAAGCTGCTTACTTCATCCCCGATCCGCTGGTGGTGGCTGCGCTGCGTGATGCGCGCAAGCGCAACGTGCGCATCCGCGTGCTCGTGCCCGGCAAGAACACCGATTCGGACGCCGCGCGCCTGGCCTCGAAGTCCGGTTGGGGCCCGCTGCTGAAGGCCGGCATCGAGATCAGCGAATACGAACCGACCATGTTCCACAACAAGATGCTGATCGTGGACAGGCAGGTCGTCTCGGTGGGTTCGACCAATTTCGACCTGCGCAGCTTCCGGCTCAACGACGAGGCGAGCCTCAACGTCTACGACGCGGCCTTCGCCGAACGCATGACGCAGGTGTTCGAACAGGACCTGGCCAAGGGCAAGCCCTACACCTACGAAACGTGGGAACAGCGACCGCTGAAGGAGAAGTTCATGGAGACCTTCGTCCTGCCCATCAAGTCGCAGTTGTAG